Proteins from a single region of Centropristis striata isolate RG_2023a ecotype Rhode Island chromosome 9, C.striata_1.0, whole genome shotgun sequence:
- the smx5 gene encoding smx5, protein MLFYSFFKSLVGKDVVVELKNDLSICGTLHSVDQYLNIKLTDISVTDPEKYPHMLSVKNCFIRGSVVRYVQLPADEVDTQLLQDAARKEAMQQKQ, encoded by the exons ATG CTTTTCTACTCGTTTTTCAAGTCGCTGGTGGGGAAGGATGTGGTGGTGGAGCTCAAAAACGATCTGAG CATCTGTGGAACACTTCATTCTGTTGACCAG TATCTGAACATAAAACTCACAGACATCAGTGTCACTGATCCAGAGAAATATCCACACATG CTCTCTGTGAAAAACTGTTTCATCCGTGGATCTGTGGTCCGGTACGTTCAGCTACCTGCAGATGAAGTGGACACGCAGCTCCTGCAGGACGCTGCACGAAAAGAAGCAATGCAGCAGAAGCAGTGA
- the bcl6aa gene encoding BCL6A transcription repressor a isoform X2 — MQEVSRKALPELDKMACAADSCIQFTRHASDVLLNLNRLRSRDILTDVTILVNRQQFRAHKTVLMACSGLFYTIFTDSHKCNLNAISLDPKVDPEGFAILLEFMYTSRLTLKESLIMAIMNTAIYLQMDHVVDTCHRFIKSSDPSAKLPRDEFLVSPLVLPQDVHAYRPHDVVDSLHSRVAPFRDGRPYGSNMFNGVSTPSNYHLYGQFPMPGFPFPLCKLTDAKNAFADLSKSGIHHKHCSPHDSANLIRAEYTRAVGTGSSSIIHSTTYASREVGRDDEMRKESHEGVGQSIALGTRKRAFPVLTLEHQRDSGKDHAPQAEEDLIHQHYPLGISSAGRKSLMSSPQSPLKSDCQPNSPTESSSSKNAGLSQAAGVQAPQGTQDPKSRNWKKYKFIVLNQSAKEEEVGLRDPGLRSPQRLGLQPYLHPSDSENHDPQATSKSNDHSEDLPVPQASRLNNIINSALDGSLRNGDSHPPHYLSRLNCSTCGTPSPQHSEVCPNTSRSRLTEDMAELHSEYSDSSCENGTFFCNECDSKFAEDEALKQHMLQVHSDKPYKCDRCQAAFRYKGNLASHKTVHTGEKPYRCNICGAQFNRPANLKTHTRIHSGEKPYKCETCGARFVQVAHLRAHVLIHTGEKPYPCEICGTRFRHLQTLKSHLRIHTGEKPYHCEKCNLHFRHKSQLRLHLRQKHGAITNTKIQYRMSTDMPTDLTKAC; from the exons ATGCAAGAAGTTTCTAGGAAAGCGCTACcag AACTTGACAAAATGGCTTGCGCAGCAGACAGCTGCATACAATTCACACGCCATGCAAGTGATGTCCTGCTCAACCTGAATCGGCTGCGTAGCAGAGACATTCTCACAGATGTCACTATCTTGGTTAACAGACAGCAGTTTCGTGCGCACAAGACCGTTCTCATGGCTTGCAG TGGGTTGTTTTACACCATCTTTACTGACTCCCACAAGTGCAACCTTAATGCTATCAGTCTGGACCCAAAGGTGGACCCAGAGGGCTTTGCTATCCTGCTGGAGTTTATGTACACCTCCCGTCTCACGCTAAAGGAGAGTCTGATTATGGCGATCATGAACACAGCCATCTACCTGCAGATGGATCATGTTGTGGACACGTGCCACAGATTCATCAAATCCAG TGATCCGTCTGCCAAGCTGCCCAGAGATGAGTTTTTGGTCAGTCCATTGGTGTTACCTCAGGATGTCCATGCTTACCGGCCCCATGATGTTGTTGACAGTTTGCACAGCCGCGTAGCTCCATTCAGGGATGGGAGGCCCTACGGCTCAAACATGTTCAACGGGGTCAGCACCCCCAGCAACTACCATCTCTACGGGCAGTTTCCCATGCCAGGATTCCCTTTCCCTCTCTGCAAGCTGACTGATGCCAAAAACGCTTTTGCTGACCTCTCTAAGAGTGGTATCCACCACAAGCATTGTTCTCCGCATGACAGCGCCAACCTCATCAGGGCAGAATACACCAGGGCAGTTGGCACAGGCTCCTCCAGCATTATTCACTCCACCACCTACGCTTCCAGGGAGGTAGGCAGAGACGATGAGATGCGAAAGGAAAGCCACGAGGGGGTCGGCCAGTCTATCGCTCTCGGCACAAGGAAGCGTGCATTTCCTGTGTTGACCCTCGAGCACCAGAGAGACTCTGGAAAAGATCACGCTCCTCAGGCAGAGGAAGACCTGATCCATCAGCACTACCCACTGGGAATCTCCTCCGCTGGACGCAAGAGCCTCATGAGCAGCCCGCAGAGCCCCCTCAaatcagactgccagccaaactCCCCAACAGAGTCCAGCAGTAGCAAGAACGCCGGCCTCTCCCAAGCCGCCGGAGTGCAGGCTCCGCAAGGTACGCAGGACCCCAAATCTCGCAACTGGAAGAAGTATAAGTTCATCGTCCTGAATCAGAGTGCTAAGGAAGAAGAGGTGGGGCTGCGGGATCCCGGGCTTCGTTCACCTCAGCGCCTTGGCCTGCAACCCTACCTCCACCCCAGCGACTCGGAGAACCACGACCCACAAGCCACGAGCAAGAGCAACGATCACAGCGAAGACCTACCTGTGCCCCAGGCCAGTCGTCTCAACAACATCATTAACAG TGCACTGGATGGCTCCCTGAGGAACGGTGACAGCCACCCTCCACACTACTTGAGCCGCCTGAACTGCTCAACCTGCGGCACCCCGTCCCCACAGCACTCAGAAGTGTGTCCCAACACCTCCAGGTCCCGTCTCACAGAGGACATGGCAGAGCTGCACTCAGAATACTCAGACTCCAGTTGTG AAAACGGTACATTCTTCTGTAACGAATGTGACTCGAAGTTCGCTGAAGACGAAGCGCTGAAACAACACATGCTTCAAGTCCACAGCGACAAGCCATACAAGTGTGACCGCTGCCAGGCTGCTTTCCGCTACAAGGGCAACCTCGCCAGCCACAAGACTGTCCACACAG GAGAGAAGCCGTATCGCTGTAATATCTGTGGTGCTCAGTTTAACAGACCAGCTAACCTCAAGACTCACACTCGTATCCACTCAGGAGAGAAGCCATACAAATGTGAGACGTGTGGAGCTCGTTTTGTACAG GTCGCTCATCTCCGCGCTCATGTGTTGATCCACACGGGTGAGAAGCCATATCCGTGTGAGATCTGTGGAACACGCTTCCGTCACCTGCAGACGCTGAAGAGCCACCTGCGTATACACACAGGAGAGAAGCCCTACCAT TGTGAGAAATGCAACTTGCACTTCCGCCACAAGAGTCAGCTACGGTTGCATCTCCGACAGAAGCACGGCGCCATCACTAACACAAAGATCCAGTACCGTATGTCGACGGACATGCCCACTGACTTGACAAAGGCATGCTGA
- the bcl6aa gene encoding BCL6A transcription repressor a isoform X1 — protein sequence MPHSFQQKKAQQMLLLCQGVNGMRKDGESVVWNHHKQSFHELDKMACAADSCIQFTRHASDVLLNLNRLRSRDILTDVTILVNRQQFRAHKTVLMACSGLFYTIFTDSHKCNLNAISLDPKVDPEGFAILLEFMYTSRLTLKESLIMAIMNTAIYLQMDHVVDTCHRFIKSSDPSAKLPRDEFLVSPLVLPQDVHAYRPHDVVDSLHSRVAPFRDGRPYGSNMFNGVSTPSNYHLYGQFPMPGFPFPLCKLTDAKNAFADLSKSGIHHKHCSPHDSANLIRAEYTRAVGTGSSSIIHSTTYASREVGRDDEMRKESHEGVGQSIALGTRKRAFPVLTLEHQRDSGKDHAPQAEEDLIHQHYPLGISSAGRKSLMSSPQSPLKSDCQPNSPTESSSSKNAGLSQAAGVQAPQGTQDPKSRNWKKYKFIVLNQSAKEEEVGLRDPGLRSPQRLGLQPYLHPSDSENHDPQATSKSNDHSEDLPVPQASRLNNIINSALDGSLRNGDSHPPHYLSRLNCSTCGTPSPQHSEVCPNTSRSRLTEDMAELHSEYSDSSCENGTFFCNECDSKFAEDEALKQHMLQVHSDKPYKCDRCQAAFRYKGNLASHKTVHTGEKPYRCNICGAQFNRPANLKTHTRIHSGEKPYKCETCGARFVQVAHLRAHVLIHTGEKPYPCEICGTRFRHLQTLKSHLRIHTGEKPYHCEKCNLHFRHKSQLRLHLRQKHGAITNTKIQYRMSTDMPTDLTKAC from the exons CTCAGCAAATGCTCCTTCTGTGCCAAGGGGTGAACGGGATGAGAAAAGACGGGGAATCCGTGGTCTGGAATCACCACAAACAAAGTTTCCACG AACTTGACAAAATGGCTTGCGCAGCAGACAGCTGCATACAATTCACACGCCATGCAAGTGATGTCCTGCTCAACCTGAATCGGCTGCGTAGCAGAGACATTCTCACAGATGTCACTATCTTGGTTAACAGACAGCAGTTTCGTGCGCACAAGACCGTTCTCATGGCTTGCAG TGGGTTGTTTTACACCATCTTTACTGACTCCCACAAGTGCAACCTTAATGCTATCAGTCTGGACCCAAAGGTGGACCCAGAGGGCTTTGCTATCCTGCTGGAGTTTATGTACACCTCCCGTCTCACGCTAAAGGAGAGTCTGATTATGGCGATCATGAACACAGCCATCTACCTGCAGATGGATCATGTTGTGGACACGTGCCACAGATTCATCAAATCCAG TGATCCGTCTGCCAAGCTGCCCAGAGATGAGTTTTTGGTCAGTCCATTGGTGTTACCTCAGGATGTCCATGCTTACCGGCCCCATGATGTTGTTGACAGTTTGCACAGCCGCGTAGCTCCATTCAGGGATGGGAGGCCCTACGGCTCAAACATGTTCAACGGGGTCAGCACCCCCAGCAACTACCATCTCTACGGGCAGTTTCCCATGCCAGGATTCCCTTTCCCTCTCTGCAAGCTGACTGATGCCAAAAACGCTTTTGCTGACCTCTCTAAGAGTGGTATCCACCACAAGCATTGTTCTCCGCATGACAGCGCCAACCTCATCAGGGCAGAATACACCAGGGCAGTTGGCACAGGCTCCTCCAGCATTATTCACTCCACCACCTACGCTTCCAGGGAGGTAGGCAGAGACGATGAGATGCGAAAGGAAAGCCACGAGGGGGTCGGCCAGTCTATCGCTCTCGGCACAAGGAAGCGTGCATTTCCTGTGTTGACCCTCGAGCACCAGAGAGACTCTGGAAAAGATCACGCTCCTCAGGCAGAGGAAGACCTGATCCATCAGCACTACCCACTGGGAATCTCCTCCGCTGGACGCAAGAGCCTCATGAGCAGCCCGCAGAGCCCCCTCAaatcagactgccagccaaactCCCCAACAGAGTCCAGCAGTAGCAAGAACGCCGGCCTCTCCCAAGCCGCCGGAGTGCAGGCTCCGCAAGGTACGCAGGACCCCAAATCTCGCAACTGGAAGAAGTATAAGTTCATCGTCCTGAATCAGAGTGCTAAGGAAGAAGAGGTGGGGCTGCGGGATCCCGGGCTTCGTTCACCTCAGCGCCTTGGCCTGCAACCCTACCTCCACCCCAGCGACTCGGAGAACCACGACCCACAAGCCACGAGCAAGAGCAACGATCACAGCGAAGACCTACCTGTGCCCCAGGCCAGTCGTCTCAACAACATCATTAACAG TGCACTGGATGGCTCCCTGAGGAACGGTGACAGCCACCCTCCACACTACTTGAGCCGCCTGAACTGCTCAACCTGCGGCACCCCGTCCCCACAGCACTCAGAAGTGTGTCCCAACACCTCCAGGTCCCGTCTCACAGAGGACATGGCAGAGCTGCACTCAGAATACTCAGACTCCAGTTGTG AAAACGGTACATTCTTCTGTAACGAATGTGACTCGAAGTTCGCTGAAGACGAAGCGCTGAAACAACACATGCTTCAAGTCCACAGCGACAAGCCATACAAGTGTGACCGCTGCCAGGCTGCTTTCCGCTACAAGGGCAACCTCGCCAGCCACAAGACTGTCCACACAG GAGAGAAGCCGTATCGCTGTAATATCTGTGGTGCTCAGTTTAACAGACCAGCTAACCTCAAGACTCACACTCGTATCCACTCAGGAGAGAAGCCATACAAATGTGAGACGTGTGGAGCTCGTTTTGTACAG GTCGCTCATCTCCGCGCTCATGTGTTGATCCACACGGGTGAGAAGCCATATCCGTGTGAGATCTGTGGAACACGCTTCCGTCACCTGCAGACGCTGAAGAGCCACCTGCGTATACACACAGGAGAGAAGCCCTACCAT TGTGAGAAATGCAACTTGCACTTCCGCCACAAGAGTCAGCTACGGTTGCATCTCCGACAGAAGCACGGCGCCATCACTAACACAAAGATCCAGTACCGTATGTCGACGGACATGCCCACTGACTTGACAAAGGCATGCTGA